The genomic region CTCCTTCCGCCATTTTGTTAAATCCGCCGAAAAGAAGATTGAGTTCCGGATTCCCTTTGGCGGGGAGACGATACGAGAGATTGCCGTGGCGAACTTGTTTTTGAGCCTCCAACAACTGATTTATCGGCTGTTTGAGAAGACGAGTCACCAATCCTGCCAAACATAATGTAGAAACAACGGACAGAACCAGCAAAACACTGACAACAAGTCTATATGTGCCAAGTTGTGAATGATAAGGAACGGCAAAAAGTGCGATGAGCAGAGTTGGTCCTACGCCTAGCACAAGAAATAAGGTTAGAACGGCGGGAAACAATTTCATTTTTTGCTTCATTTCCACCATCCCTTAATGAGTAACCTTTCTTCCGCCATGGTGGGACCCAAAAAAAACAAAAGAGGCCATCCAAGAACAAGGGTAATAGGAATGTTGGCTATTAACCAACGGCTAATAGAAAACCATAGGTCGGCTTCTCTAGTTGAATGCAGGATAAAAGTTCCAAACAAGGCGCCAAGCAAGTTGGGCACGATAGCCGCAAAAATAAGATAAGATTTAAAAGATAGCATTTTTATTTCACCATCACTTTTTCGCAATATTCTTCTGTAATAAAAAGCAGGAATGAAAGATTGTAGAAAATTTGGAATTGAATAACCCAAAATCGCATGAGCCGTTCCTACGTTAATGGCATTTGTGATCATTCCGGCAAAAATTGTCGCTACAATTCCCCATCCCCCAAACAAAATTGTTCCAACAGCTTGCAGAATAGCTCTCGGCCAGACCACGGCAATGCTATCAATCGGCTGATTAGCCGTGCTAAACCCCAGTGTGCACAGGATCACCGAGATGGTGATCATCACGAGGGTAATCAGGATGTTTCGTTTGATGGGGGATTCGCTCGCTTCCATTTTTTCTTCTCCTATCACCTCAGGCGGGGTAACGCAAATCCTTTGAAAATGCCGCTTGGTTTTTTCGCTTGCGGCACAGAGTAGCACCATATAGAAAAAGGCATGCTGAACAAATTCCATGCCTCCCTTTCTTAAAATTTTTTTTGGAACTTTGCTTTTTGGTGTTTGTTTTGGGCTCGCCTTTACCCCCTTCCTTTTAAAGATGGATCGGGATTTCAGCCGGATGATTGCCGAGATTCCTGTTCAAGACACGAAAATTTTTGACCGCAATGGCTCTCTGATCTGGGAAATTTCCCTTCCCGACCGCGGATTCCAGACGTTTGTCCCCCTTTCCAAAATTCCCAAAACTTTGCAGGAGGCGGCGATTCTTACAGAAGACAGGTATTTCTATCACCACCTCGGTTTCTGGCCGCCTTCGATTGTGAGAGCCGCTCTCGTCAATCTTCTGAAAGGAAAATGGGCGCAAGGAGGCTCCACCATCACACAGCAATTGTCGAGAAATCTTCTGGCCCAGGCTTCTGAAAAACAGGCACCAAGGACATTCCGCCAAAAAATCAGGGAAGGATTGCTGACTCTCTTTTTAGAATGGCATTATTCCAAAGACTGGATTTTGGAGCGTTATCTTAACATCATTTTTTATGGAAATAACGCCTATGGTATTGAAACGGCAAGCTGGCGCTATTTTTCAAAACATGTCTGGGAACTCTCGAAGGAAGAACAAAAACTCCTTGTGAGCCTTCCTAAAGCGCCAACTTTTTTGAATCCTTTGCGAAGGCCTTTCAAAACACCGGTTGCCCTTTATCCTTTTCAATCGGAAGAAGAAACAGCTCCCCATTTTGTTCGTGAGGTTCTTCACCGGCTCCATCCGCCTCCCGGAGCCGAGATTCGAACAACGCTGGACATGGGGCTTCAGAAAAAAGTTCAAGAGATATTGGACCGTCGCTTGGAGGAAAAAATTCCCAACAATTCTTATGTCTCGGGTGCCG from Deltaproteobacteria bacterium harbors:
- a CDS encoding HAMP domain-containing protein — encoded protein: MKLFPAVLTLFLVLGVGPTLLIALFAVPYHSQLGTYRLVVSVLLVLSVVSTLCLAGLVTRLLKQPINQLLEAQKQVRHGNLSYRLPAKGNPELNLLFGGFNKMAEG